Proteins encoded in a region of the Brevundimonas vesicularis genome:
- a CDS encoding helix-turn-helix domain-containing protein, translated as MNDAVDPVDIAIGGRIRTRREELRITQAQLAAGAGVTFQQIQKYERGVNRVSAARLLQIASVLKSTGAALLGELETAEGDELALAAPGVAELLAAFRGIKDPAQRDALLTVAKGLRG; from the coding sequence ATGAACGACGCAGTTGATCCCGTAGACATCGCCATCGGCGGACGCATTCGCACCCGTCGTGAGGAACTGCGCATCACCCAGGCGCAGTTGGCGGCGGGCGCGGGCGTCACCTTCCAGCAGATCCAGAAGTACGAGCGTGGCGTGAACCGCGTCTCGGCCGCGCGTCTGCTGCAGATCGCCTCGGTGTTGAAATCGACCGGCGCGGCCCTGCTGGGCGAACTGGAAACGGCCGAGGGCGACGAGCTGGCCCTGGCCGCCCCCGGGGTCGCCGAACTGCTGGCGGCTTTCCGCGGCATCAAGGACCCCGCTCAACGCGACGCCCTTCTGACCGTGGCCAAGGGCCTGCGCGGCTGA